In Silene latifolia isolate original U9 population chromosome 3, ASM4854445v1, whole genome shotgun sequence, a single window of DNA contains:
- the LOC141647374 gene encoding uncharacterized protein LOC141647374 isoform X2 — protein MTTLSDGVSSAKLVLFDKEADKVIGKSINKLLYLYEKEDEKGRVLNILQECIGKQYTFKVKVGMSKFVNERELTETMATNLEIKAPNNANHIKEKVRDSNTHYGRPQTTTTQDNREKKTDVNG, from the exons ATGACAACATTATCCGACGGAGTGAGCTCAGCCAAATTAGTGCTCTTCGACAAGGAAGCAGATAAGGTCATTGGCAAGTCAATAAACAAACTGCTTTACCTATACGAAAAG gaagatgaaaaaggaagagTGTTAAACATTTTACAAGAATGTATTGGAAAACAATACACATTCAAGGTCAAAGTCGGGATGAGCAAATTTGTGAACGAGCGAGAACTTACAGAGACAATGGCAACAAATTTGGAAATCAAAGCACCAAACAACGCCAATCATATAAAAGAAAAG GTACGTGATTCCAATACACATTACGGGAGGCCGCAAACAACCACAACACAAGACAACAGAGAAAAGAAAACAGACGTAAAT GGCTGA
- the LOC141647374 gene encoding uncharacterized protein LOC141647374 isoform X1, with amino-acid sequence MEVHVLHDMQNRASRRQNLYTMQQVYKFIEYPMQTYRLMTTLSDGVSSAKLVLFDKEADKVIGKSINKLLYLYEKEDEKGRVLNILQECIGKQYTFKVKVGMSKFVNERELTETMATNLEIKAPNNANHIKEKVRDSNTHYGRPQTTTTQDNREKKTDVNG; translated from the exons ATGGAGGTACATGTCTTGCACGACATGCAAAATCGGGCTTCGAGACGACAAAACTTGTACACAATGCAACAAGTTTATAAGTTTATAGAATACCCAATGCAAAC GTACAGGCTAATGACAACATTATCCGACGGAGTGAGCTCAGCCAAATTAGTGCTCTTCGACAAGGAAGCAGATAAGGTCATTGGCAAGTCAATAAACAAACTGCTTTACCTATACGAAAAG gaagatgaaaaaggaagagTGTTAAACATTTTACAAGAATGTATTGGAAAACAATACACATTCAAGGTCAAAGTCGGGATGAGCAAATTTGTGAACGAGCGAGAACTTACAGAGACAATGGCAACAAATTTGGAAATCAAAGCACCAAACAACGCCAATCATATAAAAGAAAAG GTACGTGATTCCAATACACATTACGGGAGGCCGCAAACAACCACAACACAAGACAACAGAGAAAAGAAAACAGACGTAAAT GGCTGA